Proteins from one Terriglobales bacterium genomic window:
- a CDS encoding ketopantoate reductase family protein, with translation MEHAVLGAGAIGGLVGAAVASLGEGVTVLVRPERLPGYPANLSVERPSGAIEASVKVAATLPNPVDVLWIATKTYQLKTALQAVQSSPRCIVPLLNGVDHVEVLRAHFGRDRVVPATIAVEAEKIGPGRFVQRSPFVNLNLAASGEQVLGAIVARLRDLEFTCRFIQNEQTLLWSKLCFLGPFALVTSASGMNKGEIYADAEWKRKLISAMTEACAVSKASRAEVDAAQIQAIYDGLPSGIRSSMQKDLASGRQLELDAIGGPIVRDGEHYGIDVSTTEALIAVIRAKITE, from the coding sequence ATGGAACATGCAGTTTTGGGAGCAGGAGCCATCGGAGGTCTGGTTGGCGCTGCGGTGGCATCGCTTGGCGAAGGTGTCACCGTACTAGTTCGACCAGAGAGGTTGCCGGGTTATCCCGCTAACTTGTCAGTGGAACGGCCGTCCGGCGCCATCGAGGCGTCGGTGAAAGTCGCGGCCACGCTCCCAAATCCGGTTGACGTGCTGTGGATCGCAACCAAAACCTATCAACTAAAAACGGCGCTGCAAGCCGTGCAGTCATCGCCACGCTGTATAGTTCCGTTGCTGAACGGAGTGGACCACGTCGAGGTCCTACGGGCACATTTTGGTCGTGATCGCGTGGTGCCGGCGACGATCGCGGTTGAAGCCGAGAAGATTGGTCCGGGACGGTTCGTGCAGCGCTCCCCGTTCGTGAATCTCAACCTTGCCGCCAGTGGCGAGCAAGTCCTCGGAGCGATCGTCGCCCGCTTGCGTGATCTCGAATTCACGTGCAGGTTCATCCAGAACGAGCAGACTCTGCTGTGGAGCAAGCTCTGCTTCCTGGGACCGTTTGCACTTGTAACGTCGGCATCAGGTATGAACAAAGGAGAGATCTACGCGGACGCGGAGTGGAAACGCAAATTGATTTCCGCCATGACTGAGGCCTGTGCCGTGTCGAAAGCAAGCCGCGCAGAAGTTGACGCGGCCCAGATCCAGGCGATCTACGACGGGTTGCCCTCGGGGATACGTAGCTCCATGCAGAAAGACCTTGCCTCCGGGCGGCAGCTGGAGTTGGATGCCATTGGCGGTCCGATTGTGCGCGATGGGGAACATTACGGCATCGACGTCTCTACCACGGAAGCCCTGATTGCTGTGATTCGCGCGAAGATCACTGAATAG
- a CDS encoding helix-turn-helix domain-containing protein, translating into MEQHTQKKLRSLDEGALQLGISRFTLYGYARRGLVQTVMIGRRRLISENELSRIAREGVATGRGSQHETV; encoded by the coding sequence ATGGAACAGCATACTCAGAAGAAGCTGAGGAGTCTTGATGAAGGAGCACTGCAGTTGGGGATTTCGAGATTCACGTTGTACGGCTACGCACGCCGTGGCTTAGTGCAGACCGTCATGATAGGTCGTCGTCGCCTGATTTCCGAAAATGAATTGAGCCGGATTGCGCGCGAGGGTGTCGCCACGGGAAGGGGCTCGCAACACGAGACGGTATAA
- a CDS encoding site-specific integrase produces the protein MSLRKRGKIWHTDFVENGNRIRQSLGTTDWREAQTKERELIKQASEGKVTQHSTTLGRQLFLQAADDYVAARKVELARASQAKEKQLLVKLREYFKQEPLRAISARRISEYRTWRAEQGVGPATLNAELGVVRRILKRAKLWARVADDVRPLREPVSIGRALTEEEKQQLLKTAMLRPEWETAYLAAILCLNTTARGCELRGLQWSDVDLFARTLTIRRSKTEAGERVIPLTDVSVSALGRLRRRAESFGAVEPAHYVFAAFVPNFTFSGRKVIRYSVSLFDPKRHVNSWRSAWRTLTKKAGLEGFRFHDLRHCAITQLAESGTPDETIMSIAGHVSRRMLARYSHIRMEAKRKAMESLASSTKMAGYDTTNDTNIMPAPNRPV, from the coding sequence ATGTCCTTACGAAAACGCGGAAAAATCTGGCATACAGATTTTGTCGAAAACGGAAACCGCATCCGGCAGTCCTTAGGTACGACGGACTGGCGTGAAGCACAAACAAAAGAAAGGGAGCTTATCAAGCAAGCATCGGAAGGCAAGGTAACGCAGCATTCGACGACTCTTGGCCGGCAACTATTTCTGCAAGCAGCCGATGACTATGTGGCAGCTCGCAAGGTAGAACTCGCCCGCGCGAGCCAAGCGAAGGAGAAGCAGCTCCTTGTAAAACTTCGCGAATATTTCAAACAGGAGCCGCTTAGGGCCATCAGTGCTAGGCGAATTTCAGAATACAGAACTTGGCGTGCGGAGCAAGGCGTTGGACCCGCGACGTTGAACGCGGAGTTAGGCGTCGTGCGTCGCATCTTGAAGAGAGCGAAGCTCTGGGCGCGCGTTGCTGATGATGTACGCCCTCTCAGGGAGCCAGTCAGCATCGGTCGCGCTCTGACTGAGGAGGAGAAACAGCAGCTTCTTAAAACGGCGATGCTCCGCCCGGAATGGGAGACCGCCTACCTGGCCGCAATCCTATGCCTGAACACAACGGCTCGTGGATGCGAGCTAAGGGGCCTGCAGTGGTCGGACGTGGATCTGTTCGCGCGGACACTGACAATCCGCAGATCGAAGACTGAGGCAGGCGAGCGAGTCATTCCCCTCACTGATGTTTCTGTGTCTGCCTTGGGGAGGTTGCGCAGGCGTGCGGAATCCTTCGGGGCCGTGGAACCAGCTCACTATGTCTTCGCTGCCTTCGTGCCGAACTTCACTTTTAGCGGCAGGAAAGTAATTCGGTACAGCGTCAGCTTGTTCGATCCCAAGAGACACGTAAATAGCTGGCGGTCAGCCTGGCGAACGCTCACCAAGAAGGCAGGGTTGGAGGGCTTCCGTTTCCATGATCTCCGGCACTGCGCCATCACCCAGCTTGCTGAGAGCGGCACTCCTGACGAAACGATTATGTCGATTGCCGGTCACGTCAGCCGCCGCATGCTTGCACGGTACAGCCATATACGGATGGAGGCAAAACGCAAGGCAATGGAATCCCTTGCGAGCAGTACCAAAATGGCAGGTTATGACACAACCAATGACACAAACATCATGCCTGCACCCAATCGTCCCGTTTAA
- a CDS encoding response regulator transcription factor, with protein MSEKITILHIDDHPVFRYGIETVIKEQPDMVLVAQASTGQQGIDYFRWQKADIILMDLRLPDMSGIDAMMAIRAEFPDARCIILTTFELENEIRRALAEGAQAYMLKSMPPRELLDAIREVHAGKRKVPIQIATTLAEHYSDEPLSDREVEVLRYLVDGNRNRDIAEKLYIGEETVKAHMKHIMEKLGANDRTQALAIALRRGLIHL; from the coding sequence ATGAGTGAGAAAATTACGATTTTGCACATTGATGACCATCCCGTGTTCCGCTACGGAATTGAGACCGTCATCAAAGAACAACCGGACATGGTATTGGTGGCACAAGCTTCCACAGGACAGCAGGGTATTGACTATTTTCGGTGGCAAAAGGCTGACATCATTCTCATGGATCTCAGGCTTCCGGACATGAGCGGCATAGACGCAATGATGGCCATCCGCGCCGAGTTTCCTGACGCACGTTGCATCATCCTGACTACTTTCGAGTTGGAAAACGAGATTCGCCGAGCCCTCGCGGAAGGGGCGCAAGCTTACATGCTCAAGAGCATGCCTCCTCGCGAGTTGCTCGATGCGATTCGCGAGGTTCACGCGGGAAAAAGAAAAGTTCCGATCCAGATCGCAACCACGTTAGCGGAACACTACAGCGACGAACCGCTCTCTGATCGCGAAGTGGAGGTTCTTCGTTACTTAGTGGACGGAAATCGCAACCGTGACATCGCTGAGAAGCTCTATATCGGCGAGGAAACCGTAAAGGCTCACATGAAACACATTATGGAAAAGCTCGGCGCCAATGATCGTACGCAGGCTCTCGCTATCGCGTTGCGTCGTGGGCTGATTCATTTATAG
- a CDS encoding alginate export family protein: MRKLLVFVVTFLAGSQLSRGQPVPAAESRVPARTYHLLREDDDWSFLADPVQRQDFWDTIKYVRLRQDRNDWFLSMGGEAREIWEQIGNDNWGQQPFMNGYFNQRYMLYFDLHYGTHVRTFVELKSGLNSYRIGGPRPIDEKKLDFQVGFLEVGTGEDRHWIKFRVGRHEMEYGSGRLIDVREGPNVRLSFDGFKVKSGIGPWQIDYFALRPDLDKPGFFDNAPNHAVGFWGVYGVRSLKRKFTLDTYYLGLDRKTAGFNRGVGHELRHSIGARLSRPVAESKSGWDFDHEALWQFGSFGSANIKAWTVASETGYRFPNVPLKPRFSIKADISSGDDPRKNTLATFNPLFPKGNYFGVLATAGPGPINFIDLHPHVETALPHGVTISADWIFQWRESLRDGVYSVPGFLLIPAGKSSARFVGHRPGSEVRWQVNRHLWFQADYGIFYAGKFVKESQPGRNLNYWALWTGYKF; the protein is encoded by the coding sequence ATGCGAAAGTTGCTGGTTTTCGTAGTCACGTTTCTTGCAGGTTCGCAACTCTCGCGAGGCCAACCGGTTCCTGCTGCTGAATCCCGTGTGCCGGCGCGGACCTATCACTTGCTCCGCGAGGACGACGACTGGAGTTTTCTTGCCGATCCGGTGCAGCGACAGGATTTTTGGGACACCATCAAATACGTCCGTCTGCGACAAGACCGGAATGACTGGTTCCTGTCCATGGGAGGCGAAGCTCGCGAGATTTGGGAACAGATCGGAAACGACAACTGGGGCCAACAGCCGTTCATGAACGGCTATTTCAATCAACGGTACATGCTGTATTTCGACCTTCATTACGGCACGCACGTCCGCACATTCGTAGAACTAAAAAGCGGTTTGAATTCTTACCGCATCGGTGGCCCGCGGCCAATTGACGAAAAGAAGCTGGATTTTCAGGTCGGGTTTCTCGAAGTGGGAACCGGGGAGGATCGACACTGGATCAAGTTCAGAGTCGGCAGACATGAGATGGAGTACGGTTCTGGGCGCCTGATCGATGTGCGCGAGGGGCCGAACGTTCGCTTAAGCTTTGACGGATTCAAGGTAAAGAGCGGCATTGGCCCTTGGCAAATTGACTACTTCGCCCTTCGTCCTGACCTGGACAAACCGGGATTTTTTGATAACGCTCCCAATCATGCAGTCGGCTTTTGGGGCGTGTACGGCGTCCGATCTCTGAAAAGAAAATTTACGCTGGACACTTATTACCTTGGCCTTGACCGAAAAACTGCTGGATTCAACCGAGGGGTGGGGCACGAATTGCGGCACAGCATCGGTGCGCGTCTCTCTCGTCCTGTCGCTGAATCCAAGTCCGGTTGGGATTTCGATCATGAAGCGCTTTGGCAATTTGGGAGCTTTGGATCCGCAAATATCAAGGCATGGACTGTAGCATCGGAAACCGGTTACCGATTTCCGAACGTTCCGCTGAAACCGCGATTCAGCATCAAGGCGGACATCTCCAGCGGCGACGATCCAAGGAAAAATACTCTCGCTACCTTCAATCCCTTGTTCCCGAAGGGCAATTATTTTGGCGTCCTCGCCACCGCCGGGCCCGGCCCCATCAACTTTATCGATTTACACCCTCACGTTGAAACCGCGTTGCCGCATGGTGTGACTATCTCCGCCGATTGGATCTTTCAGTGGCGGGAGAGCTTGCGAGACGGAGTGTATTCCGTCCCGGGATTTCTGCTCATTCCCGCGGGAAAGAGCAGCGCGCGTTTCGTCGGGCACCGTCCGGGTTCGGAAGTGCGGTGGCAGGTGAATCGTCACCTGTGGTTTCAAGCCGACTATGGAATTTTTTATGCCGGCAAGTTTGTGAAAGAAAGTCAGCCAGGCCGCAACCTGAATTACTGGGCTCTATGGACCGGATACAAGTTTTAG
- a CDS encoding oxidoreductase — protein sequence MKTWFITGASRGFGALFVKEALDRGDNVVAAARNPQVIAEKFGARPNLLAIKLDVTNEEQAREAVRQTVERFGRIDVLINNAGFGVLGAVEEISGAEVEAVYRTNVFGLLSVTRAALPQLRHQGSGHIINVSAVAGYQSWPCWAVYASTKFAVEGISEGLAMEVKPLGIKVTIVEPGFFRTDFLDGQSLTISPTIIEDYAGTTGAMRHTAMSMNHQQPGDPARMAKALLKIVDDPNPPLRMPFGSDTIATIEAKNAFVAEELDNWRTLAISTDFAK from the coding sequence ATGAAGACCTGGTTTATCACCGGCGCATCGCGTGGATTCGGCGCTCTATTTGTCAAAGAAGCATTGGATCGAGGCGACAATGTTGTCGCGGCAGCGCGCAATCCCCAAGTCATCGCAGAGAAATTCGGTGCGCGTCCCAACCTGCTTGCGATCAAGCTCGACGTCACAAATGAGGAACAAGCTCGTGAAGCTGTGCGACAGACGGTTGAGCGATTCGGGCGCATTGACGTGCTGATCAATAATGCGGGATTTGGCGTGCTCGGTGCGGTCGAGGAAATCTCAGGTGCAGAAGTAGAAGCCGTTTATCGGACTAACGTCTTCGGTCTACTCTCCGTCACGCGCGCTGCTTTGCCGCAATTACGTCATCAAGGTTCGGGACATATCATCAATGTCTCTGCGGTCGCCGGATATCAAAGCTGGCCTTGCTGGGCCGTCTATGCCTCGACGAAGTTCGCGGTTGAGGGAATCTCCGAAGGATTGGCTATGGAAGTTAAGCCTTTAGGCATCAAGGTCACAATCGTCGAGCCTGGCTTTTTCCGTACTGATTTTCTCGATGGGCAATCACTAACCATTAGCCCGACCATCATCGAAGACTATGCCGGAACGACCGGAGCAATGCGCCATACTGCAATGTCGATGAATCACCAGCAACCCGGTGACCCAGCGCGCATGGCAAAAGCCCTCCTGAAGATCGTAGACGACCCGAATCCGCCGTTGCGGATGCCTTTCGGCTCTGACACCATCGCCACGATTGAGGCAAAGAACGCCTTCGTTGCGGAGGAATTGGACAACTGGCGCACACTGGCTATCTCCACCGACTTCGCGAAGTGA
- a CDS encoding DUF1427 family protein — MKVLFLSFVVGLGVGVLYGLIRVKSPAPPIIALLGLLGMVLGEQFGILIHTKKVDVSSAASVCLVGERYDTPVPSATAMARNEIASTGR; from the coding sequence ATGAAGGTGTTGTTCTTATCTTTTGTGGTTGGCCTCGGTGTGGGTGTTCTTTACGGGCTCATCCGGGTCAAGAGTCCAGCGCCGCCCATCATCGCGTTACTCGGGCTCTTGGGAATGGTGCTTGGAGAACAGTTCGGCATACTGATTCACACAAAGAAGGTCGACGTTTCAAGCGCAGCATCCGTGTGCCTGGTGGGAGAGCGCTACGATACACCAGTTCCATCCGCAACGGCGATGGCGCGAAACGAGATTGCTTCGACTGGCAGGTGA
- a CDS encoding amidohydrolase: MSVEIILHNAKIATNGVPSFVEAIAISDGKVTASGRNEEVLRLQGPATRVIDGGRRTVIPGLNDSHMHPIRGGLNYNMELRWDGVPSLSDALRMLKDQAERTPAPQWVRVIGGWTEFQFAECRMPTLDEINAVAPDTPVFVMHLYDRALLNGAALRAVGYDKNAPDFPAGEVQRDRHGNPTGLLIAKPNANILYSTLAKGPKLSRADQLNSSRLFFRELNRFGITSVIDAGGGFQNYPDDYGVVNELHRNGELSLRLAYNLFTQKPKQELGDFQSWTKMTKPGEGDDFYRVNGAGEMLVFTAADFEDFLVPRPDMLPVMESELKAVIRHLVENRWPFRLHATYNETIERALNVYEEVNREVPFDGLHWFFDHCETITDRNIERVKALGGGIAVQNRMAFQGEYFVDRYGSQQAKRTPPIRRMLEIGVPVGAGTDATRVSSYNPYLSLYWLVTGKTIGGLGLYPKENRLDREEALKLYTVGSSWFSTEDGKKGALAPGQLADLAVLSADYFSIPQEEIKQLESVLTIVGGKIVYATEEFSKLAPPELHVSPGWSPVKEYGGYAKQPEVVGVSHRTSCSHTGRAKSHVQVLGDLGLWGLGCDCFAF; encoded by the coding sequence GTGTCTGTCGAAATCATCTTGCACAATGCCAAGATCGCCACGAATGGAGTGCCCTCGTTTGTTGAGGCAATCGCTATTTCTGATGGGAAGGTGACCGCCAGCGGTAGAAATGAAGAGGTTCTGCGTCTACAAGGCCCGGCGACCCGCGTCATCGACGGAGGACGCCGCACTGTCATTCCCGGATTGAACGATTCGCACATGCATCCCATACGCGGCGGACTGAACTACAACATGGAGTTGCGCTGGGATGGCGTACCTTCGCTCTCCGACGCTCTGCGCATGCTGAAAGATCAAGCGGAGCGGACGCCCGCTCCGCAGTGGGTCCGAGTTATCGGCGGGTGGACGGAGTTTCAATTCGCTGAATGCCGCATGCCAACGCTGGATGAGATCAACGCAGTTGCACCGGACACGCCAGTATTCGTGATGCATTTGTACGACCGGGCATTGTTGAACGGAGCGGCGCTACGCGCCGTGGGCTATGACAAGAATGCGCCGGATTTTCCCGCCGGTGAAGTTCAACGCGACCGTCACGGAAATCCCACGGGTCTTCTTATCGCGAAACCGAATGCAAATATTCTCTACTCCACCCTCGCAAAGGGTCCGAAACTGTCGCGCGCGGATCAGCTCAATTCTTCAAGGCTCTTTTTTCGTGAGCTAAACCGCTTTGGAATCACGAGTGTGATCGATGCGGGCGGCGGCTTTCAGAACTATCCCGACGACTACGGCGTTGTCAACGAACTGCACCGAAATGGAGAACTGTCCCTCCGGCTTGCTTACAACCTCTTTACCCAGAAACCGAAACAGGAACTGGGCGACTTCCAGAGCTGGACCAAAATGACAAAGCCCGGGGAGGGCGATGATTTCTATCGCGTCAACGGCGCAGGGGAAATGCTGGTTTTTACCGCTGCGGACTTCGAAGACTTTCTTGTACCAAGGCCGGACATGCTTCCCGTTATGGAAAGCGAGCTGAAAGCCGTAATTCGACATCTCGTCGAGAATCGCTGGCCATTTCGCTTGCATGCAACATACAACGAGACGATCGAGCGAGCGCTGAACGTTTATGAAGAGGTGAATCGAGAAGTTCCGTTTGACGGCCTGCACTGGTTCTTCGATCACTGCGAAACCATCACCGATCGCAATATCGAACGTGTGAAGGCTCTGGGAGGCGGAATCGCAGTCCAGAACCGCATGGCCTTCCAAGGTGAGTATTTTGTCGATCGATATGGCTCGCAGCAAGCCAAACGCACACCGCCAATTCGGAGAATGCTGGAGATCGGTGTTCCGGTTGGGGCCGGCACGGACGCAACGCGGGTCTCGAGCTACAACCCTTACCTTTCCCTCTATTGGCTTGTCACTGGCAAGACCATAGGCGGTCTTGGTCTGTATCCGAAAGAGAATCGACTCGATCGAGAGGAAGCACTCAAGCTTTACACGGTCGGCAGCAGTTGGTTTTCAACCGAGGACGGAAAGAAGGGAGCGCTTGCTCCTGGGCAGCTAGCGGACTTGGCCGTTCTGTCTGCCGATTATTTTTCCATTCCGCAGGAGGAGATCAAGCAACTCGAATCGGTGCTCACAATCGTCGGAGGAAAGATCGTCTACGCCACCGAAGAATTCTCAAAGCTCGCGCCGCCAGAATTACACGTGAGTCCAGGCTGGTCACCTGTCAAAGAATACGGTGGCTATGCAAAGCAGCCGGAAGTTGTTGGCGTCTCGCACCGCACTTCCTGTTCCCATACTGGCCGGGCGAAATCGCACGTCCAAGTGCTGGGAGACCTCGGCCTTTGGGGATTGGGTTGCGACTGCTTTGCATTCTGA
- a CDS encoding hydrolase, producing MSYSSNGNRPKLSEKGLLTPDNCVVALIDHQPQMLFGVSNFDRGTIINNTVALGKACRVFDVPVVLTTVETKSFSGNMWPQLRAIFPGQEPIERSSMNSWDDKNFVAAIEKTGRKKIVLAGLWTEVCVAFPSVQAIHDGYEIYVVEDCCGDLSQLAHENAMKRVIQAGAKPVTSVSTMLEWQRDWARRETYDAVMDIVKTHYGAYGIGVEYAYTMVHGAPATKFPEYQVPEAALAHK from the coding sequence ATGAGTTACTCGTCAAACGGAAATCGTCCCAAGCTTAGCGAGAAGGGACTTCTTACGCCTGATAACTGTGTTGTGGCATTGATTGACCATCAGCCACAGATGCTTTTCGGGGTCTCGAATTTCGACCGCGGGACCATCATTAACAACACTGTCGCTCTGGGAAAAGCTTGCCGCGTCTTTGATGTGCCTGTGGTGCTCACCACGGTCGAAACGAAATCCTTCAGCGGCAACATGTGGCCTCAACTGCGAGCAATATTCCCCGGCCAGGAGCCGATCGAGCGTTCTTCGATGAACTCCTGGGACGACAAGAACTTCGTAGCAGCCATTGAAAAGACAGGACGCAAGAAGATCGTGCTTGCTGGACTGTGGACGGAAGTCTGCGTGGCATTTCCCAGCGTGCAGGCGATCCATGACGGTTACGAAATTTATGTGGTTGAAGATTGCTGCGGCGACTTGAGCCAGCTTGCTCACGAAAACGCGATGAAGCGGGTGATCCAGGCGGGCGCGAAACCCGTAACGTCAGTTTCAACCATGCTGGAGTGGCAGCGCGACTGGGCCCGCAGGGAGACTTACGACGCCGTGATGGACATCGTGAAGACCCACTACGGCGCGTATGGGATCGGAGTCGAGTACGCGTACACGATGGTGCACGGCGCTCCAGCCACGAAGTTCCCTGAGTATCAAGTTCCCGAAGCTGCCTTAGCTCACAAATAA
- a CDS encoding FUSC family protein, whose translation MATAALPLSRWNSSLAWLRDFLREELSPYPGRGALVARMVIAATLITIVGMTFRIPFFFQGAIYALMISRESPQATLKSAGTIFLLTGVGAAYLLISLSFVIGSPLLHFLWVVGSLFLGFYAISALTNYTAAVVFAVMLALGIPLWDRYVPAERSVEDTLWLCLAAVIGVVITAAVELVFARRRRGEDIVLPVCERLSAIERLLVCYADGRQVEAATKEQIIQLAMRGTSMLRRILRRSNYSPPYFVEMAGVVGLVGRLVDLAAALTQLNFEPGANDRKRFRNLTSALASIRQDLVNRRIPGPLDLKTDAEPSGVPLLPEIEHTVNLIPQAFAASQSSQEHLAAPDDISSPSLLAADAFVNPEHLRFALKGCLAASICYVIYNALAWPGISTAVTTCLLTALSTIGSSRQKQILRITGAIVGGFVLGMGSQIFVLPHLDSIAGFVILFIGVTALASWFMTSSPRLSYFGIQIAVAFYLINLSEFKIETSLEAARDRVVGILLGLFMMWLVFDHLWGVPTVREMKRTFISNLRLLAQFAREPVSKNLKAATARRLALGETINSNLDKVRALADGVLLEFGPSREQDIALRDRIRQWQPQLRMLFITSIVIWKYRAQLPGFELPEWMKPAQEEFDNSVATVLDGIADRLEGHDSSQKEDLTASYTRLQKAVLLSSSSKEQTQITPQVQSFLLVSRQVASLAASLDR comes from the coding sequence ATGGCAACTGCCGCACTCCCCCTCTCCCGCTGGAACAGTTCGCTGGCCTGGCTGCGAGACTTTCTGCGGGAGGAGCTGTCACCGTATCCGGGCAGAGGCGCTCTCGTCGCGCGCATGGTAATCGCCGCCACCCTGATCACCATCGTCGGCATGACATTTCGCATTCCCTTCTTCTTTCAAGGCGCCATTTATGCGCTCATGATCTCTCGTGAGAGCCCTCAAGCCACGCTAAAATCCGCGGGAACAATATTCCTCCTCACGGGTGTCGGCGCAGCCTATCTTCTGATCTCCTTATCGTTCGTGATTGGTTCACCCCTTCTTCATTTTCTCTGGGTGGTTGGCTCTCTGTTCCTGGGGTTTTATGCGATTAGCGCGTTGACCAACTACACCGCAGCAGTTGTCTTTGCCGTCATGCTGGCGCTTGGAATCCCTTTATGGGACCGCTATGTGCCAGCCGAAAGAAGTGTGGAAGATACGCTTTGGCTGTGCTTGGCTGCCGTAATAGGAGTCGTGATTACCGCGGCGGTAGAGCTGGTGTTTGCGCGTCGGCGGCGGGGAGAAGACATTGTGTTACCGGTTTGCGAGCGTTTATCTGCCATAGAAAGGCTGCTGGTCTGTTATGCCGACGGCCGCCAAGTCGAGGCCGCGACCAAAGAGCAAATCATCCAGCTAGCCATGCGTGGAACCTCAATGTTGCGCCGCATCTTGCGGCGCTCGAACTATTCACCGCCGTATTTTGTCGAGATGGCTGGCGTTGTCGGCTTGGTTGGGAGGCTCGTTGATCTTGCGGCCGCACTGACGCAACTAAACTTTGAGCCAGGCGCGAATGACCGGAAGCGGTTCAGGAATTTGACCTCAGCTCTCGCGAGTATTCGCCAGGATTTGGTGAATCGGAGGATTCCAGGCCCGCTCGATCTCAAGACAGATGCAGAGCCTTCGGGTGTGCCACTGCTGCCAGAGATCGAGCATACCGTTAATCTCATTCCTCAGGCGTTTGCCGCTTCCCAATCCAGTCAGGAACATCTTGCTGCGCCAGACGATATATCTTCCCCGTCGCTTCTCGCTGCAGACGCGTTCGTTAACCCTGAGCACCTTCGCTTCGCGCTGAAAGGCTGCTTAGCCGCGAGCATTTGCTACGTGATCTATAACGCCCTCGCATGGCCTGGGATTAGCACGGCGGTTACCACATGTTTGCTGACCGCACTCTCCACCATAGGTTCATCTCGCCAAAAGCAGATCCTTCGGATTACAGGCGCCATAGTGGGTGGATTTGTTCTTGGAATGGGCTCGCAGATCTTCGTTTTACCGCACCTCGATTCCATCGCCGGCTTTGTGATTCTGTTCATTGGCGTCACCGCCCTGGCGTCCTGGTTCATGACATCGAGTCCGCGGCTGTCGTACTTCGGGATTCAGATCGCCGTGGCTTTCTACCTCATCAACTTAAGCGAATTCAAAATAGAGACTTCGCTCGAAGCAGCGCGAGATCGCGTCGTCGGCATCTTGTTAGGACTTTTCATGATGTGGTTAGTGTTCGACCATTTGTGGGGCGTGCCCACCGTTCGTGAGATGAAAAGGACTTTCATCTCCAATCTTCGGCTGCTAGCACAGTTTGCCAGAGAACCGGTCTCGAAGAACCTGAAAGCTGCAACCGCACGAAGGCTTGCTCTCGGCGAGACCATCAATTCCAACCTCGATAAGGTGAGGGCCCTCGCAGACGGTGTTCTCCTTGAGTTCGGGCCTTCCCGCGAGCAGGACATCGCATTGCGTGATCGCATCCGGCAATGGCAGCCGCAGCTACGAATGTTATTCATCACGTCCATTGTCATATGGAAATACCGTGCTCAGCTCCCTGGCTTTGAGTTACCTGAATGGATGAAGCCGGCACAAGAGGAATTCGACAATTCTGTGGCGACGGTGCTGGACGGAATCGCCGATCGCCTGGAAGGTCACGACTCGTCGCAAAAGGAGGATTTAACTGCTTCTTATACTCGCCTGCAAAAGGCGGTCTTACTATCCTCATCATCAAAAGAACAAACCCAGATCACACCACAAGTACAGAGTTTTCTTCTTGTGTCGCGCCAAGTCGCAAGCCTCGCAGCATCGCTGGACAGGTAG